Proteins co-encoded in one Pseudomonas beijingensis genomic window:
- a CDS encoding GlxA family transcriptional regulator: MASLRYGKQLGQGLTPAFETRLVSPDGKPVNSFSDVIMPVDGGLENTDVIILPAFWDDFASLCQRYPQILPWLREQHARGAVLCGEATGVFWLAEAGLLDGKEATTYWRFFNAFKERFPQVHLNQDKHLTDADNLFCAGGTTSACDLYIYLIERFCGANVAQAVARDILYEVQRSYSPGRIGFGGQKLHQDVIILQIQQWLEEHFADKFRFEDVAREHGMSIRNFMRRFQTATGDKPLHYLQRLRIETAKGLLSGSRKSIKTISYEVGYDDASFFARLFRQHTDLSPNQYRQQFQQAA; this comes from the coding sequence CTGGCCAGCCTGCGCTATGGCAAACAACTGGGCCAAGGCCTGACGCCGGCGTTTGAAACCCGCCTGGTCAGCCCCGATGGCAAACCGGTGAACAGCTTCAGCGATGTGATCATGCCGGTGGACGGTGGCCTGGAAAATACCGACGTCATCATCCTGCCAGCCTTCTGGGATGATTTCGCCAGCCTCTGCCAACGTTACCCCCAGATCCTGCCCTGGCTGCGCGAACAACACGCTCGCGGCGCGGTGCTCTGCGGCGAAGCCACCGGGGTGTTCTGGCTGGCCGAGGCCGGGCTGCTCGACGGCAAGGAAGCCACCACCTATTGGCGTTTCTTCAATGCCTTCAAGGAACGCTTCCCCCAGGTGCACCTGAACCAGGACAAGCACCTGACCGACGCCGACAACCTGTTCTGCGCCGGCGGCACGACCTCAGCCTGCGACCTCTACATTTACCTCATTGAACGCTTCTGTGGCGCCAACGTGGCCCAGGCCGTGGCGCGGGACATCCTGTATGAAGTGCAACGCAGCTATTCGCCAGGACGGATCGGCTTCGGCGGGCAGAAATTGCACCAGGACGTGATCATCCTGCAGATCCAGCAATGGCTCGAAGAGCACTTCGCCGACAAATTCCGCTTCGAGGACGTTGCCCGGGAACACGGCATGAGCATCCGCAATTTCATGCGCCGCTTCCAGACCGCTACCGGCGACAAACCGCTGCATTACCTGCAACGGCTGCGGATCGAAACCGCCAAGGGCCTGCTTTCCGGCAGCCGCAAGAGCATCAAGACCATCAGCTACGAAGTTGGCTATGACGACGCGAGCTTTTTCGCACGGCTGTTCCGGCAACATACCGACCTGTCGCCGAACCAGTATCGGCAGCAGTTTCAGCAGGCGGCGTGA
- a CDS encoding acyl-CoA dehydrogenase family protein — protein sequence MIPRTLFSPEHELFRDSVRTFLEKEAVPYHSQWEKQGHVDRQLWNKAGEAGMLCSHLPEAYGGLDADFLYSTVVIEEIGRLGLTGIGFSLHSDIVAPYILHYGSEALKHKYLPKLVSGEMVTAIAMTEPGAGSDLQGVKTTAVLDGDEYVINGSKTFITNGFLADLVIVVAKTDPKAGAKGTSLFLVEAGTPGFEKGKRLEKVGMKAQDTSELFFQDVRVPKDNLLGQAGMGFAYLMQELPQERLTVAIGGLASAEAALQWTLDYTRERKAFGKTIADFQNTRFKLAEMATEIQIGRVFVDRCLELHLQGKLDVPTAAMAKYWGTDLQCKVLDECVQLHGGYGFMWEYPIARAWADARVQRIYAGTNEIMKEIIARSL from the coding sequence ATGATCCCAAGAACACTGTTCAGTCCCGAGCACGAATTATTTCGCGACAGCGTACGAACCTTCCTCGAAAAAGAAGCCGTGCCGTACCACAGCCAGTGGGAAAAACAGGGGCATGTCGATCGCCAGCTCTGGAACAAGGCAGGGGAGGCGGGCATGTTGTGCTCGCACCTTCCAGAAGCCTATGGCGGGCTGGACGCGGACTTCCTCTACAGCACGGTGGTGATCGAGGAGATCGGGCGCCTGGGGCTGACGGGGATCGGTTTCTCGCTGCATTCCGACATCGTCGCGCCGTACATCCTGCATTACGGCAGTGAAGCGCTGAAACACAAGTACTTGCCCAAACTGGTGTCCGGCGAAATGGTCACGGCCATCGCCATGACCGAGCCGGGCGCCGGTTCCGACCTGCAAGGCGTGAAGACCACGGCGGTGCTCGACGGCGATGAGTACGTCATCAACGGCTCCAAGACGTTCATCACCAATGGCTTCCTGGCGGACCTGGTGATCGTGGTCGCCAAGACCGATCCCAAGGCTGGCGCCAAGGGCACCAGCCTGTTTCTGGTGGAAGCGGGCACACCGGGCTTCGAAAAGGGCAAGCGCCTGGAAAAAGTCGGCATGAAAGCCCAGGACACGTCGGAATTGTTCTTCCAGGATGTCCGCGTGCCGAAGGACAACCTGCTCGGGCAGGCTGGAATGGGCTTTGCCTACCTGATGCAAGAGCTCCCCCAGGAGCGCCTGACGGTTGCCATCGGCGGCCTGGCTTCGGCCGAAGCGGCGCTGCAATGGACCCTGGATTACACCCGCGAGCGCAAGGCGTTCGGCAAAACCATCGCCGACTTCCAGAACACCCGTTTCAAGCTTGCGGAAATGGCCACCGAAATCCAGATTGGTCGGGTCTTCGTCGACCGTTGCCTGGAATTGCACCTGCAAGGCAAGCTGGACGTGCCGACGGCGGCGATGGCCAAGTACTGGGGCACCGACCTGCAATGCAAGGTGCTCGACGAGTGCGTGCAGTTGCATGGCGGCTACGGCTTCATGTGGGAATACCCGATCGCACGGGCGTGGGCGGATGCGCGGGTGCAGCGGATCTATGCCGGGACCAATGAAATCATGAAGGAGATCATTGCGCGGTCGCTTTGA
- a CDS encoding NADP(H)-dependent aldo-keto reductase yields MDYRQLGRTDLNVSALCLGTMTWGEQNSEAEAFAQIERAKGAGINFIDTAEMYPVPPKAETYATTERYIGNYFKSRGDRADWILASKIAGPGNTIDYIRDKNLKHNRRHIVEAVDASLKRLQTDWIDLYQLHWPERSTNFFGQLGYQHKADETFTPLEETLEALDEQVRAGKIRHIGLSNETPWGTMKFLALAEARGWPRAVSIQNPYNLLNRSFEIGLAEIAIREQCGLLAYSPLAFGFLSGKYENGARPAKGRLTLYSRFMRYFNPQSEAACSRYVALALEHGLDPAQMALAFVTQQPFVTSNIIGATTLEQLDSNIASFDLKLSDEVLAGIEAIHKDQPNPAP; encoded by the coding sequence ATGGACTATCGCCAGCTAGGCCGTACCGACCTGAACGTGAGCGCCCTGTGCCTCGGCACCATGACCTGGGGTGAGCAGAACAGCGAGGCCGAGGCCTTCGCCCAGATCGAACGCGCCAAGGGTGCCGGCATCAACTTCATCGACACCGCCGAGATGTACCCGGTGCCGCCCAAAGCCGAGACCTACGCCACCACCGAGCGCTACATCGGCAATTACTTCAAAAGCCGCGGCGACCGCGCCGACTGGATCCTGGCGAGCAAGATCGCCGGCCCCGGCAACACCATCGACTACATCCGCGACAAGAACCTCAAGCACAACCGCCGCCATATCGTCGAAGCCGTGGACGCCAGCCTCAAGCGCCTGCAGACCGACTGGATCGATCTTTACCAACTGCACTGGCCGGAACGCAGCACCAATTTCTTTGGCCAACTGGGCTACCAGCACAAGGCCGACGAAACGTTCACTCCGCTGGAGGAAACCCTCGAAGCCTTGGACGAACAGGTCCGCGCCGGCAAGATCCGCCATATCGGCCTGTCCAACGAAACGCCGTGGGGCACCATGAAGTTCCTCGCCCTGGCCGAGGCCCGTGGCTGGCCGCGGGCGGTGTCGATCCAGAACCCCTACAACCTGCTCAACCGCAGCTTCGAGATCGGCCTGGCGGAAATCGCCATTCGCGAGCAATGCGGCCTGCTGGCCTATTCACCACTGGCGTTCGGTTTCCTGTCGGGCAAGTACGAAAACGGCGCACGCCCCGCCAAGGGCCGCCTGACCCTGTACAGCCGCTTCATGCGCTACTTCAACCCGCAATCGGAAGCGGCCTGCAGCCGTTATGTCGCCCTGGCCCTTGAACATGGCCTGGACCCGGCGCAGATGGCCCTGGCGTTCGTCACCCAACAGCCGTTCGTGACCAGCAACATCATTGGCGCCACCACGCTGGAGCAACTGGACAGCAATATCGCCAGCTTCGACCTGAAGCTGTCCGATGAAGTGCTGGCGGGGATCGAGGCGATTCACAAGGATCAGCCGAACCCGGCGCCTTGA
- the rplM gene encoding 50S ribosomal protein L13, producing MKTFTAKPETVKRDWFVVDAAGQTLGRLATEIASRLRGKHKPEYTPHVDTGDYIVVINAEQVRVTGAKTTDKMYYSHSGFPGGIKSINFEKLIAKAPERVIETAVKGMLPKNPLGRDMYRKLKVYAGAAHPHTAQQPQELKF from the coding sequence ATGAAAACTTTTACTGCTAAACCGGAAACAGTAAAGCGCGACTGGTTTGTCGTCGACGCTGCTGGTCAGACCCTGGGTCGTCTGGCCACCGAAATCGCGAGCCGTCTGCGTGGCAAGCACAAGCCTGAGTACACCCCTCACGTTGACACCGGTGACTACATCGTCGTGATCAACGCTGAGCAAGTACGTGTTACTGGCGCTAAAACCACTGACAAAATGTACTACTCCCACTCCGGTTTTCCTGGCGGCATCAAGTCGATCAACTTTGAAAAGCTGATCGCCAAAGCCCCTGAGCGCGTGATCGAGACCGCGGTTAAAGGCATGCTGCCTAAAAACCCACTGGGTCGCGACATGTATCGTAAGCTGAAGGTTTATGCGGGCGCTGCTCACCCTCATACTGCTCAGCAGCCCCAAGAACTGAAGTTTTAA
- the rpsI gene encoding 30S ribosomal protein S9, protein MSATQNYGTGRRKTATARVFLPPGTGNISINNRSLDNFFGRETARMVVRQPLELTETVEKFDIYVTVIGGGVSGQAGAIRHGITRALMDYDETLRGALRKAGFVTRDAREVERKKVGLRKARKRPQYSKR, encoded by the coding sequence ATGTCGGCGACTCAAAATTACGGCACTGGCCGTCGCAAGACTGCAACCGCACGCGTTTTCCTGCCTCCGGGCACTGGTAACATCTCCATCAACAACCGCTCTCTGGATAACTTCTTCGGCCGCGAAACTGCCCGCATGGTAGTTCGTCAGCCGCTGGAACTGACCGAGACCGTCGAAAAATTCGACATCTACGTCACTGTTATCGGTGGTGGTGTAAGTGGTCAAGCTGGCGCAATCCGCCACGGCATCACTCGCGCCCTGATGGATTACGACGAGACTCTGCGTGGTGCTCTGCGCAAAGCCGGCTTCGTAACTCGCGATGCTCGCGAAGTTGAACGTAAGAAAGTCGGTCTGCGTAAAGCGCGTAAGCGTCCGCAGTACTCGAAGCGTTAA
- the petA gene encoding ubiquinol-cytochrome c reductase iron-sulfur subunit — MSNDGVNAGRRRFLVAATSVVGAAGAVGAAVPFVGSWFPSAKAKAAGAPVKVNVSKIEPGQQMIAEWRGQPVFIVRRTEEILGNLKKIEGQLSDPTSKNSVQPEYVNPETRSIKPEVLLLIGICTHLGCSPTFRPEVAPADLGKDWVGGYFCPCHGSHYDLAGRVYKSQPAPLNLPVPPHSYETDDIIVVGVDTEKA; from the coding sequence ATGAGCAATGACGGCGTGAATGCAGGCCGGCGTCGCTTCCTGGTAGCAGCCACATCCGTGGTGGGTGCTGCAGGAGCGGTGGGGGCTGCGGTCCCGTTCGTGGGGTCATGGTTTCCCAGCGCCAAGGCGAAAGCCGCAGGTGCACCGGTGAAAGTGAATGTCAGCAAGATCGAGCCAGGCCAGCAGATGATTGCTGAGTGGCGCGGCCAGCCGGTGTTCATCGTCCGCCGTACAGAGGAAATCCTGGGGAATCTGAAAAAGATCGAGGGTCAGTTGTCCGACCCGACCTCCAAGAACTCGGTCCAACCGGAATACGTCAATCCTGAAACGCGTTCGATCAAGCCAGAGGTTTTGCTGCTGATCGGTATTTGTACGCACCTGGGTTGCTCGCCAACGTTCCGCCCTGAAGTGGCCCCTGCCGATTTGGGCAAGGATTGGGTCGGTGGTTATTTCTGCCCATGCCACGGCTCCCACTACGACCTGGCCGGTCGCGTCTACAAGTCGCAACCTGCACCTCTGAACCTGCCAGTTCCCCCGCATTCCTATGAGACCGATGACATCATTGTCGTTGGCGTCGATACGGAGAAAGCGTGA
- a CDS encoding cytochrome b: protein MSKLMDWVDARFPATKMWEDHLSKYYAPKNFNFFYFFGSLALLVLVNQIVTGVWLTMSYTPSAEEAFASVEYIMRDVEYGSILRLLHSTGASAFFIVVYLHMFRGLLYGSYQKPRELVWVFGMLIYLALMAEAFMGYLLPWGQMSYWGAQVIISLFGAIPVIGDDLTQWIRGDYLISGITLNRFFALHVVALPIVILGLVVLHILALHEVGSNNPDGVDIKKHKDENGVPLDGIAFHPYYTVKDIVGVVVFLFIFCSIVFFFPEMGGYFLEKPNFEQANAFKTPEHIAPVWYFTPFYAILRAIPDKLLGVIAMGAAIAVLFVLPWLDRSPVKSMRYKGWLSKIWLVVFCISFVILGVLGVLAPTPGRTLLSQVCTFLYFAYFILMPFYTRLEKTKPVPERVTG from the coding sequence ATGAGCAAACTAATGGATTGGGTTGATGCGCGCTTTCCCGCGACCAAAATGTGGGAAGACCATCTCAGCAAGTACTACGCTCCGAAAAACTTCAACTTCTTCTACTTTTTTGGTTCCCTGGCACTGCTCGTTCTGGTCAACCAGATCGTCACCGGTGTCTGGCTGACCATGAGCTACACCCCGTCGGCGGAAGAAGCGTTTGCCTCCGTCGAATACATCATGCGCGACGTCGAGTACGGCTCGATCCTGCGTCTGCTGCACTCCACCGGCGCTTCGGCGTTCTTCATCGTGGTCTACCTGCACATGTTCCGTGGCTTGCTCTACGGTTCGTACCAGAAGCCGCGTGAGCTGGTGTGGGTCTTCGGCATGCTGATCTACCTGGCGCTGATGGCAGAGGCCTTCATGGGTTACTTGCTGCCGTGGGGCCAGATGTCCTACTGGGGCGCCCAGGTGATCATCTCGCTGTTCGGTGCGATCCCGGTCATCGGTGACGACCTGACCCAGTGGATCCGTGGTGACTACCTGATCTCGGGCATCACCCTGAACCGCTTCTTCGCCCTGCACGTGGTCGCCCTGCCGATCGTGATCCTCGGTCTGGTGGTGCTGCACATCCTCGCGCTGCACGAAGTCGGCTCGAACAACCCGGATGGCGTGGACATCAAGAAACACAAGGACGAGAACGGCGTACCGCTGGATGGCATCGCCTTCCACCCGTACTACACCGTGAAAGACATCGTCGGCGTGGTGGTCTTCCTGTTCATCTTCTGCTCCATCGTGTTCTTCTTCCCGGAAATGGGCGGTTATTTCCTCGAGAAGCCGAACTTCGAACAGGCGAACGCGTTCAAGACCCCTGAGCACATTGCCCCGGTCTGGTACTTCACGCCGTTCTACGCGATTCTGCGAGCGATTCCGGACAAGCTATTGGGCGTTATTGCCATGGGCGCGGCCATCGCCGTGCTGTTCGTCCTGCCGTGGCTGGACCGCAGCCCCGTCAAGTCGATGCGCTACAAAGGCTGGCTGAGCAAGATCTGGCTCGTGGTGTTCTGCATCTCGTTCGTGATCCTGGGCGTGCTGGGCGTACTGGCACCGACACCGGGGCGTACGCTGCTGTCGCAGGTTTGCACCTTCCTGTACTTCGCCTACTTCATTCTGATGCCGTTCTACACCAGGCTCGAGAAGACCAAACCGGTTCCGGAAAGGGTGACTGGCTGA
- a CDS encoding glutathione S-transferase N-terminal domain-containing protein → MGVTNRLACYSDPADHYSHRVRIVLAEKGVSAEIIYVEAGRQPPKLIEVNPYGSLPTLVDRDLALWESTVVMEYLDERYPHPPLLPVYPVARANSRLLIHRIQRDWCGLVDLILDSRTKEPARVVARKELRESLTGVSPLFVDKPFFLSEEQSLVDCCLLPILWRLPILGIELPRPAKPLLDYMERQFAREAFQASLSGVERDMR, encoded by the coding sequence ATGGGCGTGACCAATCGGTTGGCCTGTTACTCCGACCCCGCCGACCACTATTCCCACCGGGTACGTATCGTACTGGCAGAGAAGGGTGTCAGCGCCGAGATCATTTACGTCGAAGCGGGTCGTCAGCCGCCGAAGCTGATCGAAGTGAACCCTTACGGTAGCCTGCCCACACTGGTCGATCGTGACCTGGCGTTGTGGGAGTCGACCGTGGTGATGGAATACCTGGATGAGCGTTATCCGCATCCACCTTTACTGCCGGTTTATCCTGTCGCGCGTGCCAACAGCCGTTTGCTGATCCATCGCATCCAGCGTGACTGGTGCGGGTTGGTGGATCTGATCCTGGATTCCCGGACCAAGGAGCCGGCGCGGGTCGTGGCGCGCAAGGAGTTGCGTGAAAGCCTGACGGGCGTATCGCCGCTGTTCGTCGACAAACCGTTTTTCCTCAGTGAGGAACAAAGTCTGGTGGATTGCTGCCTATTGCCCATACTCTGGCGTTTGCCGATTCTGGGTATCGAACTGCCGCGGCCTGCCAAGCCGCTGCTTGATTATATGGAGCGCCAATTTGCGCGTGAGGCATTCCAGGCGAGTCTGTCTGGCGTCGAACGCGACATGCGCTAA
- a CDS encoding ClpXP protease specificity-enhancing factor, which produces MNSSRPYLVRALYEWIVDNDCTPHMLVNAEFPSVQVPQGFANDGQIVLNVSPAAVRHLHMDNDAVSFEGRFGGVPHTLYVPVAAILGIYARENGQGMVFELETPLDGEEEFEPDDDLPPPDDEPPRPSGRPSLKVVK; this is translated from the coding sequence ATGAACTCCAGTCGACCTTATCTGGTCCGCGCGCTCTACGAGTGGATTGTGGACAATGATTGCACCCCGCACATGCTGGTCAACGCCGAGTTTCCGTCGGTGCAGGTGCCGCAGGGTTTTGCCAATGATGGGCAGATTGTTTTGAACGTGTCGCCAGCCGCTGTGCGTCACCTGCATATGGATAATGACGCCGTCAGCTTTGAAGGGCGTTTCGGTGGTGTGCCACACACCCTGTACGTGCCTGTTGCTGCGATTCTGGGGATTTATGCCCGGGAGAATGGCCAGGGTATGGTGTTTGAGCTGGAAACGCCGTTGGACGGTGAAGAAGAGTTCGAGCCGGATGATGACCTGCCGCCACCGGATGACGAGCCGCCGCGTCCTAGCGGGCGGCCGAGTTTGAAAGTGGTGAAATAG
- a CDS encoding nucleoid-structuring protein H-NS codes for MPHHLVPRLGSACPNEGIAPWARREGPSMAQRGYPGIHAGMPTPQCLRSAIVVNGASEINVHREAAL; via the coding sequence ATGCCCCACCACTTGGTGCCTCGCTTAGGCTCGGCATGCCCGAACGAAGGCATTGCTCCGTGGGCCCGCCGCGAAGGGCCATCCATGGCCCAGCGCGGCTATCCCGGCATCCATGCCGGGATGCCCACTCCACAATGCCTGCGTTCGGCCATCGTGGTTAACGGGGCGTCCGAGATCAACGTCCACCGCGAGGCGGCCTTATAG
- a CDS encoding BON domain-containing protein, protein MTPNRLGLLALTLCLGISGCTSVVNASREKPIEDDRGTRTFGSKIDDSLIETKVGVNIAKADPDLDNNSHIVVTSFNGVVLLAGQTPRADLKAKAEQEASAVQRVKTVHNELQVLQPSSLLARQNDAWLTTKIKTQMLTDASIPGSRIKVVTENGIVYLLGLLTKKEAAQATNLVQGVSGVQKIVKLFEYID, encoded by the coding sequence ATGACCCCTAATCGCCTAGGCCTTCTGGCCCTGACCCTATGCCTCGGCATCAGCGGCTGCACATCGGTGGTTAACGCCAGCCGGGAAAAGCCGATTGAAGACGACCGCGGCACCCGCACCTTCGGCAGCAAGATCGACGACTCCCTGATTGAAACCAAGGTCGGCGTGAACATCGCCAAGGCCGACCCGGACCTGGACAACAACTCGCACATCGTCGTTACCAGCTTCAACGGTGTCGTGCTGTTGGCCGGCCAGACCCCGCGTGCCGACCTCAAGGCCAAGGCCGAGCAGGAAGCCAGCGCCGTGCAACGGGTCAAGACCGTGCACAACGAACTGCAGGTCCTGCAACCTTCCTCGCTGCTGGCGCGCCAGAATGACGCCTGGCTGACCACCAAGATCAAGACCCAGATGCTCACCGACGCCAGCATTCCTGGCTCGCGCATCAAGGTTGTGACCGAGAATGGCATTGTCTATTTGCTGGGGTTGTTGACCAAGAAAGAGGCCGCGCAGGCGACTAATTTGGTGCAGGGTGTGTCCGGGGTGCAGAAAATCGTCAAGTTGTTTGAGTACATTGACTGA
- a CDS encoding phosphoheptose isomerase, which translates to MDMQSRIRQLFQASIDTKQQAMDVLAPHIEQASQVMVNALLNEGKMLSCGNGGSAGDAQHFSSELLNRFERERPSLPAIALTTDSSTITSIANDYSYNEVFSKQIRALGQPGDVLLAISTSGNSANIIQAIQAAHDREMIVVALTGRDGGGMASLLLPEDVEIRVPANVTARIQEVHLLAIHCLCDLIDSQLFGSEE; encoded by the coding sequence ATGGACATGCAATCGCGAATTCGCCAGCTTTTTCAGGCCAGTATCGACACCAAGCAACAGGCGATGGACGTACTTGCACCGCACATCGAGCAAGCCAGCCAAGTGATGGTCAACGCCTTGCTCAACGAGGGCAAGATGCTTTCGTGCGGCAATGGTGGCTCGGCCGGCGACGCCCAGCACTTCTCCTCGGAACTGCTCAACCGCTTCGAGCGTGAACGCCCGAGCCTGCCGGCGATCGCCCTGACCACCGACAGCTCGACGATCACCTCGATTGCCAACGACTACAGCTACAACGAAGTCTTCTCCAAACAGATCCGCGCCCTGGGCCAACCCGGCGATGTGCTGCTGGCGATTTCCACCAGCGGCAACTCGGCCAATATTATTCAAGCGATCCAGGCCGCACATGATCGCGAAATGATTGTCGTAGCATTGACCGGTCGTGACGGCGGTGGCATGGCATCACTGCTATTGCCCGAAGACGTCGAGATCCGCGTACCGGCCAATGTCACCGCACGTATCCAGGAAGTCCACCTGCTGGCGATCCACTGCCTTTGCGACTTGATCGACAGCCAACTGTTCGGGAGTGAAGAATGA
- a CDS encoding YraN family protein, whose translation MPDRSCQQSGRDAEGQALAHLQQHGLRLVAQNWLCKRGELDLVMLDGDTVVFVEVRYRKNTQWGGALDSIDERKRRKLVFAAQYFLQRESRWADYPCRFDVVAIDSDAAQLNWLQNAFDS comes from the coding sequence ATGCCTGACCGATCATGCCAGCAAAGCGGACGGGATGCCGAGGGCCAGGCCCTCGCGCATCTCCAGCAACACGGCCTGCGGCTGGTGGCGCAGAACTGGTTGTGCAAACGCGGCGAGCTTGATCTGGTCATGCTTGACGGCGATACAGTAGTATTCGTCGAAGTCCGCTACAGAAAAAATACCCAATGGGGTGGCGCGCTCGACAGCATTGACGAGCGCAAGCGCCGGAAGCTGGTGTTCGCCGCGCAGTATTTCCTGCAACGCGAATCTCGCTGGGCCGATTATCCCTGCCGCTTCGACGTGGTTGCCATCGACAGCGACGCCGCCCAGTTGAACTGGCTGCAGAACGCCTTCGACAGCTGA
- a CDS encoding penicillin-binding protein activator, giving the protein MIACLRLLSALCLAALLAACASSPSSSLGELPRTPDASIEQLLEQANQSKTPEKAALLRLSAADLAYRQGNAGQSAQILQQVPMEQLKPGQQIFASTLSAELAMTRNQPKAALTALSHPSLQHLSEMPVEQQVRTGTVRARALEADGQTLAAAKERIFIAPLLENDAAAKNHEAIWSLIASLPTDQLQPASNDDLGGWLSLAQAVKTAGTLEQQQAAIDHWREQNPKHPAALQLPTPLVKLKELASQPLSKIALLLPQSGQLAAVAKALREGFMAAHYQAQQAGQTPPSIQFYDSASLTSMDELYRKAQADGVQLVIGPLEKPLVKQISTRPQLPITTLALNYSEGEQGPPQLFQFGLAPEDEAREVSRRARADGLHRAAAMVPKGEWGDRVLKAFSQDWQANGGTIVAIERVDQPVQLAQQIADMFQLRQSEGRAKSLQSTVGTTVAAQPSRRQDIEFIFLASTPQQAQQIKPTLNFQYAGDVPVYATSSVFSASGDQNQYNDMSGIRFCETPWLLDANDPLRKQVTAQWPQAAGSLGRLYAMGADAYRLAPRLGQLKTLPDSRIEGLSGSLAVSPTQRVQRQLPWAEFVNGQVQRLPDTQR; this is encoded by the coding sequence ATGATCGCTTGCCTGCGGCTGCTCTCCGCCCTCTGCCTCGCTGCCCTCCTGGCGGCCTGCGCCAGCTCGCCCTCGTCCAGCCTTGGCGAACTTCCACGCACCCCGGATGCCAGTATCGAGCAGTTGCTCGAACAGGCCAACCAAAGCAAAACCCCGGAAAAAGCCGCCCTGCTGCGCCTGAGCGCCGCAGACCTGGCCTACCGCCAGGGCAATGCCGGCCAGTCCGCACAAATCCTGCAACAAGTGCCGATGGAACAACTCAAGCCCGGCCAGCAGATTTTCGCCAGCACGCTGTCGGCTGAACTGGCGATGACCCGCAACCAGCCCAAGGCCGCACTGACCGCCCTGAGCCACCCAAGCCTGCAACACCTGAGCGAAATGCCGGTGGAGCAGCAGGTCCGCACCGGCACCGTTCGCGCCCGCGCCCTCGAGGCCGATGGCCAGACCCTGGCCGCCGCCAAGGAGCGCATCTTCATCGCGCCTCTGCTGGAGAACGACGCCGCGGCGAAAAATCACGAAGCCATCTGGTCGCTGATCGCCTCCCTGCCCACCGATCAGTTGCAGCCAGCCTCCAACGATGACCTCGGCGGCTGGCTGAGCCTGGCCCAGGCCGTCAAGACCGCCGGCACCCTGGAACAGCAGCAGGCAGCCATCGACCATTGGCGCGAACAGAACCCGAAACACCCCGCCGCCCTGCAACTGCCGACGCCCCTGGTCAAACTCAAGGAGCTGGCCAGCCAGCCACTGAGCAAGATCGCCCTGCTGCTGCCACAGAGTGGCCAGTTGGCCGCGGTTGCCAAGGCCTTGCGTGAGGGTTTCATGGCCGCGCACTACCAGGCCCAGCAGGCCGGGCAGACGCCGCCAAGCATCCAGTTCTACGACAGCGCCAGCCTGACCTCCATGGACGAGCTCTATCGCAAGGCCCAGGCCGACGGCGTGCAACTGGTCATCGGCCCGCTGGAAAAACCCCTGGTCAAGCAGATCAGCACCCGCCCGCAATTGCCGATCACCACCCTGGCGCTGAATTACAGCGAAGGCGAACAAGGGCCACCGCAACTGTTCCAGTTCGGCCTGGCACCTGAGGATGAAGCCCGTGAAGTGTCCCGTCGCGCCCGCGCCGATGGCCTGCACCGCGCAGCTGCCATGGTGCCGAAGGGCGAATGGGGCGATCGTGTACTGAAGGCCTTCAGCCAGGACTGGCAGGCCAACGGCGGCACCATCGTCGCCATCGAACGGGTCGACCAGCCGGTCCAACTGGCCCAGCAGATCGCCGACATGTTCCAGTTGCGCCAGAGCGAAGGTCGCGCCAAGAGTCTGCAAAGCACCGTTGGCACCACAGTCGCGGCACAGCCGTCCCGTCGCCAGGACATCGAGTTCATCTTCCTGGCCTCGACACCGCAGCAGGCCCAGCAGATCAAGCCGACCCTGAACTTCCAATACGCCGGCGACGTGCCGGTCTACGCGACGTCTTCGGTGTTCAGCGCCAGCGGCGACCAGAACCAGTACAACGACATGAGCGGTATCCGTTTCTGCGAGACCCCGTGGCTGCTCGACGCCAATGACCCGTTGCGCAAGCAGGTCACCGCGCAGTGGCCCCAGGCGGCTGGCAGCCTGGGTCGGTTGTACGCGATGGGCGCGGACGCCTATCGCTTGGCACCACGCCTGGGCCAGCTCAAGACGTTGCCGGACAGCCGCATCGAAGGCCTGTCGGGCAGCCTGGCCGTGTCTCCCACCCAGCGTGTACAGCGTCAACTGCCATGGGCCGAGTTCGTCAACGGCCAAGTGCAGCGCCTGCCGGACACCCAGCGCTGA